The proteins below come from a single Oncorhynchus keta strain PuntledgeMale-10-30-2019 chromosome 32, Oket_V2, whole genome shotgun sequence genomic window:
- the LOC118365345 gene encoding BTB/POZ domain-containing protein KCTD5-like has translation MAEKSPDSSGSVDQCPALSPEQRMQSPGIGASKWVRLNVGGTYFLTTRQTLCRDSKSFLYRLCRADPDLDSDKDETGAYLIDRDPTYFGPVLNYLRHGKLVLNRGIAEEGVLEEAEFYNIPSLIKLIKDKIRERACKTVQLPIKHVYRVLQCQEEELTQMVSTMSDGWKFEQLVSIGSSYNYGNEDQAEFLCVVSKELHNQSYGTSSEPSEKAKILQEQGSRM, from the exons ATGGCGGAGAAGAGCCCTGACTCCAGCGGCTCAGTTGACCAGTGTCCCGCCCTGTCTCCGGAACAGAGAATGCAGTCACCTGGGATCGGGGCATCCAAATGGGTCCGTCTGAATGTCGGTGGTACATACTTTCTCACAACGAGGCAAACGTTGTGCCGAGACTCAAAATCGTTCCTGTACCGTCTTTGCCGGGCCGACCCCGACCTCGACTCTGACAAG GATGAAACGGGTGCCTATTTGATAGACCGGGACCCAACATACTTTGGTCCAGTGCTCAACTACCTGAGGCATGGGAAACTGGTGCTCAATAGAGGCATTGCAGAGGAAG GTGTACTGGAAGAGGCTGAATTCTACAATATCCCTTCTTTGATCAAGCTAATTAAAGACAAAATCAGGGAGAGGGCCTGCAAAACAGTTCAG CTCCCTATAAAACATGTCTACAGAGTCTTGCAGTGCCAAGAGGAGGAGCTAACACAAATGGTTTCCACCATGTCAGATGGTTGGAAGTTTGAGCAG TTGGTCAGTATTGGCTCCTCATATAACTATGGAAACGAAGACCAGGCAGAGTTCCTGTGTGTTGTCTCTAAGGAGCTACATAACCAATCATATGGCACGAGCAGTGAACCAAGTGAAAAGGCCAAG ATTCTTCAAGAACAAGGCTCTCGAATGTGA
- the LOC118365346 gene encoding SUMO-conjugating enzyme UBC9-B, with protein MSGIALSRLAQERKAWRKDHPFGFVAVPTKNPDGTMNLMNWECAIPGKKGTPWEGGLFKLRMLFKDDYPSSPPKCKFEPPLFHPNVYPSGTVCLSILEEDKDWRPAITIKQILLGIQELLNEPNIQDPAQAEAYTIYCQNRVEYEKRVRAQAKKFSP; from the exons ATGTCTGGTATAGCCTTAAGTCGTCTTGCACAAGAAAGGAAGGCCTGGAGAAAAGACCATCCTTTT GGGTTTGTTGCTGTGCCAACAAAAAACCCAGATGGAACAATGAACTTGATGAATTGGGAGTGTGCCATCCCTGGAAAGAAGGGG ACCCCATGGGAGGGGGGCTTGTTCAAACTCCGAATGCTCTTCAAGGATGACTATCCTTCTTCACCTCCCAAGT GCAAATTTGAGCCCCCTTTGTTCCATCCAAATGTATATCCCTCTGGTACAGTCTGTCTATCGATTTTAGAGGAGGACAAAGACTGGAGGCCAGCCATCACTATCAAACAA ATATTGTTAGGAATCCAAGAGCTCCTAAATGAACCAAATATCCAGGATCCTGCACAAGCTGAGGCGTATACAATTTACTG CCAAAACAGAGTGGAATATGAAAAAAGGGTTCGAGCACAAGCCAAAAAGTTTTCTCCATAA